The Neorhodopirellula lusitana genome contains a region encoding:
- a CDS encoding response regulator, producing MTHKRVLIVDDDVDSCANIKDILDDLGYRTDVAHDGTAALDLVGANPYAVAVLDYSMPGMNGASLHNEIVKLRPEISSIMVTASTHDDGVQRARDCGVQRVLTKPVDLGELLSLVKSLTRPTMAMKANKSAVN from the coding sequence TTGACCCACAAACGAGTGCTGATTGTCGATGATGATGTGGATAGTTGTGCCAACATCAAAGATATCTTGGATGACCTGGGGTACCGCACCGACGTTGCTCACGATGGAACCGCGGCGCTCGATTTGGTTGGGGCCAACCCATACGCTGTCGCGGTGTTGGACTATTCCATGCCGGGAATGAATGGGGCGAGCTTGCACAACGAAATCGTCAAACTGCGTCCCGAGATCTCGTCGATCATGGTGACCGCGTCCACGCACGACGATGGAGTTCAGCGGGCTCGAGACTGCGGGGTCCAGCGAGTGCTCACCAAACCTGTTGATCTGGGTGAGCTACTATCTCTTGTGAAGAGCCTCACACGCCCGACGATGGCGATGAAGGCAAACAAGTCTGCGGTGAATTAA